The genomic interval gcttgataaatgtgtggtcgcctcatcccaaacgccaaataaaataaagccaactttttgaagccttcctttagtaggcgccagacgtaaagaattcgacgggaagtgtcgactggattcggcggtcagtaaggaattctaattattatttatattttttcttaccggtGAAGAGGTATGGATTAAGTCGGGAGGTCTTAAATCCCGGGGATCTGCTTAATAAAATCAACCTTTCATTGAGGGAAGTCGACCTCGGTAGGTAGATAAGGTTAAGCTGACAGTAAGGTTGTGGCTTAATGTCAGACTTCTCTGTGTGCCGCGGATTATAGGCGAGATAAGTGGAGGAATCACCCACGGCCGCCTCCTGCCTCTTTACTCGTCGAATGATCAAGGGGCAGGAACCTCTAAGGCGATGGCAGATGTATTGTTAGACTTAGAAAAGAGTCAGAGTTAAGTGCGAACCTTGTGTAACCTgttagtgagaggggaaaggggtctgagggaaggaaggaagatttgataAAACAAAAGAGTGGAATTTGAATGGAATAAACTTACATGACTCAgcactggaaacttcattggCTAACTATGATGAAGTTTTCGTAGGTGCTGGTGAGACCCCGTTAATTATAGCTTGGTGGAATTTCACGGTCGGGAGGTGAGGTTGGCTCGCCCTACAAGTAACGCTGAAATAATGAGTTTCTTTAATTGAAGTCGGCCGCACACCGGAGCAGTTTGTTCACGAACTGCATTATAATATGTAAACTTTTCCCCAGTAAAAATGATAAGTTACCTTTTGTGTTGTAATATTAACTTAAACGCACATGGGTTTtttttagccccccccccccccccctaagcattcttctctgttttcccggtattttatctctatagacctacttggtactttgggagaccactaagaaataaacacttataagcatctaacagataattctttccgttgcaggagccaagatggcggcgagcccttgccgtggtgcagggcgtggcgtccaaggggtactggctgctcctgctgcttctcttgctgctgccgccaccacaggccgccgccgccgggccccccgcggagagccaaggtgagtctccgcccgtcacgccagaggaggtgccggccgtggaagtcttggggcaggaggagtatagttacaacaccagcagcgtccagggcgactctccgctcctgcctgacgacgccgacgatttccttccgcccatcatatcaacagaggcgcccttggagaacccgagtccgccaggtgaggtgcggctgcctggcccgcccgctgctgcctgctgtctcgccgcacggcctctactaacacctgactcgggcgtcgctggggatgcgggtggtggttgtattaatggttgttgttgttgttggtggtggtagtggtggtgtaggtggtactatatagtgctggtaatggtattGTTGCTGGTAATAATATTGGTAATGGTATTCCTGTTGATattaatggtggtgttgatggtggtaagattaatattgtcattggtattggaattttacggtttatggaggtagtgatgatagtgatggtggaagtattttgtgtgatagttgttggtggtggtcatgttgccgctactgcttgtggtgggggcgggtgacagggctgttgataaactataaaggaatagataaaatattcttaattcttttgaatggcaactattcgcaaataaatcttgataaataagaaaaaataaccgtgcttaacttttatttcatgcacaatgcgtggataacatgccttgggttctttatacattagttatttcccagtgtgtcgcgtaggtactctttccttccatatctgttccctttatcccgtgtccgtccattgcgatttcttaattttagttgcctttctgcctactacacccctggattgtttCTAATGAGACCAGAAGACATCCAATTcctacttgctctattattattattattactactattatcatcatcatcgtatatagtagtagtatttcaacTAGTATTAGCCTATGCCTCCCCATGTTGTACTCAGTCTTTCACcgctaaatacaaagttctcatttactactcaacggcaggttttatagtttttcaccttctttgaattccacatatagtactttacacctaattactttttttgctttgcacatttgcgtcatattattactaacagtggacatcagattgttggatcattattacagtaaatatgagatacatggataatttttagaggtgttcatcatctagtaaagtggttcgtggaaagttgatatcataggaataaggtctggaaacacgtagttggaacttggagtatgcgcgttgtgctgagtttttccgtggctatggtctaagagtctacaggaactgtcaaagggaaatcaagaatgagctcgagaggcagcatgagccaagaatagatggcgtcgctataaacacttgcctgcgccacggtgggctcgagccgactaccaggcccccaaagaaagcctaccggcaccataggccaagctgtaaaaaaatatataaataaaggtagtagcagcagcagtagtagtagtagtagtagtagtagtagtagtagtagtagtagtagtagtagtagtagtagtagtagtagtagtagtagtagtagtagtagttttcttgtactgttttccaatatatttaaaaaggtgtaatgtacaatatgaccgtaactggtgagtaaaggataagcgtgccgtaaaaagggttgcccttaacgtctaaatttgcattccctggaaaggcggacgatgcgagtagacttcattaaagtttatagatgggtgacggcctttgatgagggtctgctcgtaaaagggcatgcactcttagccatgggtcgttagatcaatatagatttgttaaacatgcaggcaggaattggtttgctaatagaatggtagtcgaatggaagaggcttggcagtcgtgcatgtggtgaatttcactgtgataggcacactattattaataggtaaggtaaattcattaataggataatatttttattgtaaaggttttcattgataagataagaaatacagctggagctcctcccctgaaggtgtaataagagcgaccctcactgaagggtgtctcgctccccgggagtgtggctcacgatgtggctcgcgcctgcgccgggggtcactggtgagtgtgttaccaggctgcttagttaagcatgacaatttacacaacgacagcacagatggccgtgacgtccaggaaggcatcagtctCTACGAACCAAtcatcactggtcatcatctcgaaggctgcccatgcatcatcagcttcttcggtgatggcggtcacctaTTCGGTGGATGGGCATGGATAAttagcctccacggaccagtcatcacgggtcgccaTGGCAAAGGcttcccatgaatcatcagcctaatcagaccagtcatcactggttatcaattcgagggcttcccatggatcctcatcctcatcagaccagtcattactggttatcaattcgagggcatcccatggatcatcatcctcatcagaccagtcattactggttatcaattcgagggcatcccatggatcctcatcctcatcagaccagtcattactggttatcaattcgagggcatcccatggatcatcatcctcatcagaccagtcatcactggttatcaattcgagggcatcccattgatcatcatcctcatcagaccagtcattactggttatcaattcgagggcatcccatggatcatcatcctcatcagaccagtcattactggttatcaattcgagggcatcccatggatcatcatcctcatcagaccagtcattactggttatcaattcgagggcatcccatggatcatcatcttcatcagaccagtcatcactggttatcaattcgagggcatcccatggatcatcaacctcatcggtgatggcggtcaccgattcggcggatgcccatggatcatcagccccatcagacgagtcatcacgggtaattgcttcaaagagtgcccatgaatcatcagcctcatcagacgagtcatcacgggtcgtcacttcaaagagtgcccatggaacatcagcctcatcatcacgggtcattgcttcaaagagtgcccatggatcatcaccctcatcagacgagtcatcacgggtcgtcacttcaaagagtgcccatgaaacatcaccctcatcagcctcatcatcacgggtcattgcttcaaagagtgcccatggatcatcaccctcatcagacgagtcatcacgggtcgtcacttcaaagattgccaatggaacatcagcctcatcagacgagtcatcacgggtcattgcttcaaagactGCCCATGgattatcaccctcatcagacgagtcatcacgggtcgtcacttcaaagactGCCCATGgattatcaccctcatcagacgagtcatcacgggtcgtcacttcaaagattgccaatggaacatcagcctcatcagacgagtcatcacgggtcgtcacttcaaggactGCCCATGgattatcaccctcatcagacgagtcatcacgggtcgttacttcaaagagtgcccatggatcatcagcctcatcggtgatggcggtcaccaattcggtgGATGCCCATAGATCATCAGCcaccacggaccagtcatcacgggtcattgcttcaaaggctgcccatgaatcatcagcctcgaccatagcagcggaggtcaccaagtctagggctgcccatgaatcatcagcctccacggaccagtcatcacgggtcattgcttcaaaggctggccatgaatcatcagcctcgaccatagcagcggaggtcaccaagtctggggctgcccatgaatcatcagcctccacggaccagtcatcacgggtcattgcttcaaaggctgcccatggatcatcagcctcgaccatagcagcggaggtcaccaagtctggggctgcccatgaatcatcagcctccacggaccagtcatcacgggtcattgcttcaaaggctgcccatgaatcatcagcatccacggaccagtcatcacgggtcattgcttcaaaggctgcccatgaatcatcagcctccacggaccagtcatcacgggtcattgcttcaaaggctgcccatgaatcatcagcctccacggaccagtcattacgggtcattgcttcaaaggctgcccatgaatcatcagcctccacggaccagtcatcatgggtcgtcacttcaaaggctgcccatgcatcagcctcatcggtcctggccactccgtcagtggccgcacgcggtgcagggctcaccgcccggacgggctcgccacaccgcctcccgttgcaccggaggctggtgaaggcggacccgtcgtcacagaagagagagaagtggaggccgctgatgttgtccagcagccaggccagcggcatggaagaggtgaagactggcttcctaagcgaggcACATTGCACCCTGgcggccgcgttgccgtctttcttgcacagcttcgccaagggcacacgcagctcaccctcggcgtggcagccttgaatccctgcgacgcaagaccagccttccacggggagcttgacggaggcgaccgtacgcctcctcttcaggcagcaggtggagtccttgcacgagagcttgatggagtccaccagggaggagcctcgctccagggttacccacacgttgaatttctgtcgagatgcagagtttcccatcgttgtttcgatgtgatataaaaaatatCCGTATATCGAGGAAATCGGTGTTAGGTAACAAcaggaggtgctatgtccatgaagaccgactggcctccagcaaattctttctgctgtaatcttgcctagtcggctaagtagtgcagttcacgcgtcggatggcgggtgacagggctgcagcaacacgcttcttcatgttgtttaataataattaacaaaataaaggaaaattcaatttgtctagtgagagagagagagagagagagagagagagagagagagagagagagagagagagagagagagagagagagagagagagagagagagagagagagagagagagagagagagagagagagagagagtaacaaagaggaagaagggaaccacagttacgaagaaaagtaaggagaccgcagtgcaagtgggaagtaggtggcaaaacgaccatctcagggcgcctccaagcacacacacacacacacacacacacacacacacacacacacacagccacatctatgtggtggagactagtcgtgatgaggatagtaggtgtttggtggtggtggtggtggtggtagtggtagtatacTTAGGAAAAGGTCGTAAATTGCTGAACAGGTTTCCCCAAGGACAAAGGAGGATTTGCCGGTATAATGGCACAAACTAATGTCATAAATCTATTAAGAACGTCATGTAAATATTTGGGAAGCGGCAACAAAAACTAGCCACAAGGGTGCTCaagaggagggcggggagggagagtggtATGGGTGGTAGGAGAGGTAGAGTGGCTCCGAAACCCGGCAAGAACCCCAACTGAAAATGTATGTCCCGTTTACTGATGCTCCCCCACAAGGCCGGCTGCCGCACCTGAGTTATGGAACAATAATATCTGCGTCCACTCAATAATATCACACACCTGGAGTCGACAAAAAAGCTCAGTTTCTGATACGACTATAATGACCAGATTTCTCTTTTCTACGAACCCCACAACAGACCCCTCAGCAACACTCACTGGAATGGTAAATATGTCCCCTGCTGCGATTCATTGCGGGAGGATGTCGACGAAAGTATATCCAAGATGGCTAACCTCACTGCATTGCGCTAAATACTCCATCATGTACGAATATTGCTTTCAGTTACCTTGAATTTTATCAGTAAAGTAAATTAAGCATGGCAAGCTGAGAGCAGGACCCCGCGGCCTAACGGATCCATGGTTAGTGAACAATGTGAACGCGTCGAACAGTAAGCAACGGCTACTGCTCTGTCACACTTTCATCTTATAAGCAGGGATTCATGACTCATGATTCATGGCAGCACTGAAGGCAGGTGTTGCGGAATGGAAACTGGGTCATTTGGACTCTGCTGATTGGTTGCAGCTCTGCCGTGCAGCTTATTCGGACGCCTTCCACCGTTTACCATTTATTAGTAACCTACAGTGAAAAGCCATACTTCTCCGTTGTGAAGTGGTTAGCACGCGTAACTACTAATCCTCGGTCCTggtttcgaatcccggcccgggcaattGGTgctcagtccacccagctgtccatcctcACATTCTGaccggtcgataaatggatatctTGGAACTCCTAAGGGAAAGTCTGTGATAACTTAGATGTCACTCTTGCCTTGTGTCCCAGGTTAATGAGTTGAGATGGTTGTGTTTGTGGTAGGGGTTGGTGTAGAGGTGCTGGCTGAGGTGCTTGTGGTAGGGGTtggtgtagtgatgatggtgttgatgtttctGGTCAGGGTtggtgtagtagtgatggtggtggaggtgttgtggtagagacggtgtagcagtgatggtggtggaagtgttgtgatagggatggtgtagcagtgatggtggtggaggtgttgtggtagggatggtgtagcagtgatggtggtggggatggtgtcgAAATGGTGGTCTGTGTGGTAGGGGTAATAGAGTGGTGTTGGCGgaggtgt from Eriocheir sinensis breed Jianghai 21 unplaced genomic scaffold, ASM2467909v1 Scaffold71, whole genome shotgun sequence carries:
- the LOC126994053 gene encoding serine-aspartate repeat-containing protein F-like isoform X1, giving the protein MGNSASRQKFNVWVTLERGSSLVDSIKLSCKDSTCCLKRRRTVASVKLPVEGWSCVAGIQGCHAEGELRVPLAKLCKKDGNAAARVQCASLRKPVFTSSMPLAWLLDNISGLHFSLFCDDGSAFTSLRCNGRRCGEPVRAVSPAPRAATDGVARTDEADAWAAFEVTTHDDWSVEADDSWAAFEAMTRNDWSVEADDSWAAFEAMTRDDWSVEADDSWAAFEAMTRDDWSVDADDSWAAFEAMTRDDWSVEADDSWAAPDLVTSAAMVEADDPWAAFEAMTRDDWSVEADDSWAAPDLVTSAAMVEADDSWPAFEAMTRDDWSVEADDSWAALDLVTSAAMVEADDSWAAFEAMTRDDWSVVADDLWASTELVTAITDEADDPWALFEVTTRDDSSDEGDNPWAVLEVTTRDDSSDEADVPLAIFEVTTRDDSSDEGDNPWAVFEVTTRDDSSDEGDNPWAVFEAMTRDDSSDEADVPLAIFEVTTRDDSSDEGDDPWALFEAMTRDDEADEGDVSWALFEVTTRDDSSDEGDDPWALFEAMTRDDEADVPWALFEVTTRDDSSDEADDSWALFEAITRDDSSDGADDPWASAESVTAITDEDDDPWDALELITSNDWSDEDDDPWDALELITSNDWSDEDDDQWDALELITSDDWSDEDDDPWDALELITSNDWSDEDEDPWDALELITSNDWSDEDDDPWDALELITSNDWSDEDEDPWEALELITSDDWSD
- the LOC126994053 gene encoding clumping factor A-like isoform X2 — translated: MGNSASRQKFNVWVTLERGSSLVDSIKLSCKDSTCCLKRRRTVASVKLPVEGWSCVAGIQGCHAEGELRVPLAKLCKKDGNAAARVQCASLRKPVFTSSMPLAWLLDNISGLHFSLFCDDGSAFTSLRCNGRRCGEPVRAVSPAPRAATDGVARTDEADAWAAFEVTTHDDWSVEADDSWAAFEAMTRNDWSVEADDSWAAFEAMTRDDWSVEADDSWAAFEAMTRDDWSVDADDSWAAFEAMTRDDWSVEADDSWAAPDLVTSAAMVEADDPWAAFEAMTRDDWSVEADDSWAAPDLVTSAAMVEADDSWPAFEAMTRDDWSVEADDSWAALDLVTSAAMVEADDSWAAFEAMTRDDWSVVADDLWASTELVTAITDEADDPWALFEVTTRDDSSDEGDNPWAVLEVTTRDDSSDEADVPLAIFEVTTRDDSSDEGDNPWAVFEVTTRDDSSDEGDNPWAVFEAMTRDDSSDEADVPLAIFEVTTRDDSSDEGDDPWALFEAMTRDDEADEGDVSWALFEVTTRDDSSDEGDDPWALFEAMTRDDEADVPWALFEVTTRDDSSDEADDSWALFEAITRDDSSDGADDPWASAESVTAITDEDDDPWDALELITSNDWSDEDEDPWDALELITSNDWSDEDDDPWDALELITSNDWSDEDEDPWEALELITSDDWSD